From one Halothece sp. PCC 7418 genomic stretch:
- a CDS encoding YidH family protein: MSDAENIRQTPSPSTELAKERNRAAEERTLMAWIRTSLSLIGFGFGIERIVAAIYQALGDTINPARLSRILGLSFVALGTFAMLFATFDHRNQLRRIQRNDLTYISRQSTSLIVAYVLIILGTIAFVGILISPLLQ; encoded by the coding sequence ATGAGTGATGCCGAGAATATTCGCCAAACCCCAAGTCCTAGTACAGAATTAGCAAAGGAGCGTAACCGAGCAGCAGAAGAACGAACCTTAATGGCATGGATTAGGACTTCACTGTCTTTAATTGGTTTCGGTTTTGGTATTGAACGGATTGTTGCTGCAATTTATCAAGCATTAGGAGATACCATCAATCCCGCGCGGTTGTCACGCATTCTCGGGTTATCTTTTGTTGCTTTAGGTACTTTTGCGATGTTATTTGCAACATTTGACCATAGAAATCAATTACGACGAATTCAACGCAATGATCTCACGTATATTTCACGGCAATCGACCTCGCTGATCGTTGCTTATGTGCTAATTATTTTAGGAACGATTGCTTTCGTTGGCATTTTAATTAGTCCTTTATTGCAGTAA
- a CDS encoding YidH family protein: MSVSQPEKPSGTTNELAKERNRAAAERTINSWIGHSLALIGFGIAFEQITQSLRERFPEANPLITENVAHAIGLTFIGLDIILLIIALVQHRLEIKTIERADYVFLSISNLNWIVIVGIVLLGFAVIFSTLFL, from the coding sequence ATGAGTGTTTCCCAACCTGAAAAACCATCAGGGACAACAAATGAACTTGCCAAAGAACGTAATCGTGCTGCTGCCGAGCGTACAATTAATTCTTGGATCGGTCATTCCTTGGCTCTCATTGGATTTGGCATTGCCTTCGAGCAAATCACACAAAGTTTGAGAGAACGATTTCCAGAGGCGAATCCTCTAATTACGGAAAATGTTGCTCACGCGATCGGTCTTACTTTTATTGGTCTAGATATTATCTTATTAATCATTGCATTGGTGCAACATCGTCTTGAAATCAAAACAATTGAACGAGCAGATTATGTCTTTCTCTCAATAAGTAATCTGAACTGGATTGTGATAGTCGGAATTGTATTGCTAGGTTTTGCTGTGATATTTTCCACCCTATTTTTATAA
- a CDS encoding YidH family protein encodes MTINPYPPDTQAQLARQRNYLAANRSLLSFTRNSLTLISIGIGVKEIVMTLSPNDTYANRFAYILSLFFVGLGNFNLIFACFDYQQEMKRLQQPEYQFTPRSSLGAITGFAIVIISLFAFGWIVIRVLD; translated from the coding sequence ATGACAATTAATCCTTATCCTCCCGATACTCAGGCTCAACTCGCCCGACAACGTAATTACCTTGCAGCAAACCGTTCCCTACTTTCCTTTACACGCAATAGCTTAACTTTGATCAGTATTGGAATCGGCGTGAAGGAAATTGTGATGACTTTATCACCGAATGATACTTATGCGAACCGATTTGCTTATATTTTGAGCTTATTTTTTGTGGGTTTAGGCAACTTCAATCTGATCTTCGCTTGTTTCGATTACCAACAGGAAATGAAGCGATTACAACAGCCAGAGTACCAGTTTACACCTCGTTCTTCTTTAGGCGCAATAACAGGTTTCGCGATCGTTATCATCAGCTTATTTGCCTTCGGATGGATTGTGATCAGAGTTTTAGATTGA
- a CDS encoding DUF202 domain-containing protein, whose product MNNPQNPSDQNSASNEETSPFAGLSNTELALTRTDLASDRTDLAKDRNRLAAERTLMAWIRTSLSMISFGFGIDRFFAYLKQSETGTAVNQLAEERVLGLGLIVLGVVALAGGTLNYWRVLKNLEQPRFQYDFTSDRSFAITIAIVLVFIGLASYIPLIAQDISFQQLISPDSQVVKTLISLSIFFIMLSIGTSLSVPNLINFWQQPILVGRSLLATVLIPPLLLAGIFAVLQLPESFALALIFLIAAPGPALLTRRAGLAGVRMEFAASLQTTLALLAIIIVPLILRIFVLLFPDLDLMVSSWDVARQVGLIQFLPLGLGVAASIIWQDLAEEITDLLSTIANTLFLVLTLIVLMIGLGIVPTLGLPVLVVTILITVLGLAIGHLVTIGQPLEQQAGIAIATIARNAGLAITIATFNGLVEVVPIIIGIVIVGTLVGLPYSVWMKRKLQ is encoded by the coding sequence ATGAATAATCCTCAAAATCCCTCAGACCAGAATTCAGCATCGAATGAAGAGACTTCTCCCTTTGCTGGCTTAAGCAATACTGAACTTGCTTTAACTCGGACTGATCTCGCCAGCGATCGCACTGATCTGGCGAAAGACCGTAATCGTCTGGCAGCGGAACGCACCCTGATGGCTTGGATTCGGACTTCCCTGTCCATGATCAGCTTTGGTTTTGGCATTGATCGCTTTTTTGCTTATTTGAAACAGTCAGAAACAGGAACTGCTGTGAATCAATTAGCAGAAGAACGGGTTTTAGGATTGGGGTTGATTGTCTTGGGGGTAGTTGCGCTAGCTGGAGGAACACTCAACTACTGGCGCGTGCTGAAAAATCTAGAACAACCTCGATTTCAATACGACTTTACCTCTGATCGTTCCTTTGCCATTACAATCGCGATCGTCCTCGTCTTTATTGGCTTAGCAAGTTACATTCCCTTAATTGCCCAAGACATTAGCTTTCAACAACTGATTTCTCCCGATAGCCAAGTTGTCAAAACCCTGATTTCTTTGTCAATTTTTTTCATCATGCTCTCGATTGGAACTTCTCTATCCGTTCCTAATCTGATCAATTTTTGGCAACAGCCGATCCTTGTCGGGCGCTCACTCTTAGCAACGGTTTTGATTCCACCACTGCTTCTGGCTGGGATTTTTGCCGTCTTGCAACTCCCAGAATCCTTTGCTTTAGCGTTGATCTTCCTCATTGCTGCACCTGGTCCTGCTTTACTTACGAGACGGGCTGGGTTAGCTGGTGTTCGGATGGAGTTTGCTGCGAGTCTCCAGACAACATTAGCTCTGCTTGCCATTATCATTGTTCCTCTCATTTTAAGAATCTTCGTGCTTTTGTTTCCCGATCTAGACCTGATGGTGAGTAGTTGGGACGTTGCCAGGCAAGTGGGGCTGATCCAATTTTTACCGTTGGGGCTGGGAGTGGCAGCATCCATCATCTGGCAAGATCTAGCCGAAGAGATTACAGACCTCTTATCCACGATCGCGAATACGCTGTTTCTTGTACTGACACTGATTGTTTTGATGATCGGGTTGGGGATTGTTCCCACTTTAGGGCTTCCTGTCTTGGTTGTAACAATACTCATTACCGTATTGGGACTCGCGATCGGTCATCTCGTAACCATTGGACAACCTTTAGAGCAACAAGCTGGAATCGCCATTGCGACCATTGCTCGTAATGCTGGACTTGCCATTACTATTGCCACTTTCAACGGGCTAGTGGAAGTTGTCCCCATTATCATTGGGATCGTCATTGTGGGAACTTTAGTCGGTCTTCCCTACTCAGTTTGGATGAAGCGAAAGTTGCAATGA
- a CDS encoding YqhA family protein, producing MVKTNAPMLLKILSRTRWVSVIPVFTSIAAALLMLLLGIKETIAAFAIAFQRGTTTMPIGVAEEATLRLLEALDNFLIGLAFLSFAYGIYALFLNLQGDDLDIPEWLKIKNIAALKKSLLEVLLVLLSVVFVKRTLEAATPSEIEWKIIIIPLSIVAIALSTRLMSEGES from the coding sequence ATGGTCAAAACCAATGCACCCATGTTATTAAAGATTCTCTCACGAACACGCTGGGTTAGTGTCATTCCCGTTTTTACTTCTATCGCTGCTGCATTGCTGATGCTGTTGTTGGGGATTAAAGAAACGATCGCTGCTTTCGCGATCGCGTTCCAGCGTGGGACTACTACGATGCCCATTGGCGTGGCAGAAGAAGCGACATTGCGTCTATTAGAAGCACTGGATAATTTTCTGATTGGTCTTGCCTTTCTTTCCTTTGCCTATGGCATCTATGCCCTGTTTCTTAACTTGCAAGGGGATGATTTAGACATTCCCGAGTGGTTAAAGATTAAAAATATTGCTGCCCTCAAAAAAAGTTTATTAGAGGTACTCCTTGTGCTTTTGAGTGTGGTCTTTGTCAAACGCACCTTGGAAGCTGCAACCCCGAGCGAAATTGAGTGGAAAATTATCATTATTCCTTTATCCATTGTCGCGATCGCGCTCAGTACCCGATTGATGTCTGAAGGAGAGTCTTGA
- a CDS encoding DUF3611 family protein, with product MSNSNNIETADFTSQTPPHRRRIAAAFRRWGWIGFWSQLILGFIPVILVTFQLFFSSKSQLRGGLDSGNILSFLDLLTLFFTIYWCFRYTRLGIQLEDSKQYPSSAKVIREVWIGIIANVGVIFLAVLIGIGTVGGLLYVVLSMPQGGATILQPTPGGKMISPGPIIVPMDMLGLLAVMSVILAGLLGLMVSLWLMHRASTRSK from the coding sequence ATGAGCAATAGCAACAATATTGAAACTGCTGATTTTACCTCTCAAACCCCACCTCATCGCCGTCGCATCGCTGCTGCTTTTCGTCGTTGGGGCTGGATCGGGTTTTGGAGCCAACTGATCTTAGGTTTTATTCCAGTTATCTTGGTGACATTCCAATTATTTTTCTCCTCAAAGTCTCAACTCAGAGGGGGTTTAGATTCTGGAAACATTTTGAGCTTTTTGGATCTCCTCACCCTGTTCTTTACCATTTACTGGTGTTTTCGCTACACGCGATTAGGCATTCAACTCGAAGATTCAAAGCAATATCCAAGCTCAGCCAAAGTCATTCGAGAAGTGTGGATTGGAATTATTGCCAATGTTGGGGTCATCTTCCTTGCGGTTTTGATCGGGATAGGTACTGTGGGAGGATTGCTTTATGTCGTTCTGTCGATGCCACAAGGGGGCGCAACGATTTTGCAGCCTACCCCAGGCGGAAAAATGATTAGCCCAGGACCAATCATAGTACCGATGGATATGCTGGGTTTGCTCGCTGTGATGAGCGTTATTTTAGCTGGCTTGTTGGGTCTCATGGTTAGCCTGTGGTTAATGCACCGCGCCAGTACCCGATCCAAATAG
- a CDS encoding DUF1269 domain-containing protein yields the protein MNSFTVWKFNTPKGAEETLTKLAQLQKEHIIDIKDAATVSWPKGKKKPRTKQAVNLVGLGALDGAFWGLLFGLIFFCPILGIAVGASMGALGGSLRDYGINDNFINDVKSKVTEGTSALFLYTGEATLDKVKEALGEISAELIQSNLSYEEEAKLQEHFSSVL from the coding sequence ATGAATTCATTTACGGTTTGGAAATTCAATACCCCTAAGGGAGCCGAAGAAACTTTAACGAAATTAGCGCAATTACAAAAGGAGCATATCATTGATATCAAAGATGCTGCTACTGTTTCTTGGCCTAAAGGGAAAAAGAAACCCAGAACCAAACAAGCTGTCAATTTAGTAGGTTTAGGGGCATTAGATGGAGCCTTCTGGGGGTTGCTCTTCGGATTAATCTTTTTCTGCCCCATCTTAGGTATAGCTGTCGGAGCCTCAATGGGAGCTTTAGGAGGTTCTCTTCGTGATTACGGCATCAATGACAACTTTATTAACGATGTCAAGAGCAAGGTGACTGAAGGGACATCGGCTCTATTTTTATATACTGGTGAAGCAACTCTTGACAAAGTCAAAGAAGCTTTAGGGGAGATAAGTGCTGAACTGATTCAATCTAATTTGTCCTATGAAGAGGAAGCTAAACTACAGGAGCATTTCAGTTCAGTATTATAA
- a CDS encoding bile acid:sodium symporter family protein — MNIINFNNPLFQGFVSVTILTFVLSLGMSLSVTQLREFWQRSGLMLRTLLVTVVLPPLLLALLILTVDLPKPVPIALALLMAAPGPPLLTLRISQAGVTRNLALSMQVTLALITIVVTPLILSLFQAGFPEATTVRLNIGRVIQQVALVQFLPLGIGFAIHQIQAGWVEQLAKILNRVSQVLLLILVVVLLIYLIDSKLLLTLGWLSFFMIALFNVVLLAIGHVLATGYEPQLQASVAIAAIARNLGLAIFIATSLARADAILTILAAQIIGIIINIPYSQWMKRKQPLPNR, encoded by the coding sequence ATGAACATTATCAACTTCAACAATCCCTTGTTTCAGGGGTTTGTCTCAGTAACGATCTTGACGTTTGTTCTTTCTCTAGGAATGAGCTTGTCAGTCACTCAACTGCGCGAGTTTTGGCAGCGATCGGGGTTAATGCTCCGAACCCTCCTCGTTACGGTGGTTTTACCGCCTTTACTATTAGCACTATTGATTTTAACCGTCGATTTGCCTAAACCCGTACCGATCGCGCTAGCGTTACTGATGGCTGCCCCTGGCCCACCTCTGCTGACGCTACGTATTTCCCAAGCTGGGGTAACTCGAAATCTCGCTTTGAGTATGCAGGTGACTCTCGCTCTCATTACAATTGTCGTGACACCCTTAATTCTCAGTCTCTTTCAAGCCGGATTTCCGGAAGCGACCACAGTCAGACTCAATATTGGGAGAGTTATCCAACAAGTTGCTTTGGTGCAGTTTTTACCTCTTGGTATCGGTTTTGCCATTCATCAAATTCAAGCGGGGTGGGTCGAGCAATTAGCGAAAATTCTCAATCGAGTCTCGCAAGTGCTTCTGTTAATTTTAGTGGTCGTTCTTTTGATATATCTGATCGACTCAAAGTTGCTGTTAACCTTGGGCTGGCTGTCTTTTTTCATGATCGCGCTGTTTAATGTGGTGCTATTGGCAATCGGTCATGTCTTAGCCACGGGTTACGAACCCCAGTTGCAGGCTAGCGTTGCCATCGCCGCGATCGCGCGTAATCTTGGGTTAGCGATTTTTATTGCTACTTCTCTCGCACGAGCCGATGCGATCTTAACCATCCTTGCTGCTCAAATTATTGGGATAATTATCAATATCCCCTATTCCCAATGGATGAAACGGAAACAACCCCTTCCCAATCGATGA
- a CDS encoding HAD family phosphatase, whose amino-acid sequence MKLTRSRFLQLLPAVIAIPTAQSLSLPQQPTLALNPDPLPSWQDRPVKSAILDFVQQATSEGSDGYIPPRDRIATFDNDGTLWCEQPLVQGMFVISQVKARIEMQPELSDRPVVRALLTRDPSYFAQPEARAELLKLLATISANMPQEEYERKAQSFLETATHPEYGVKYTELGYQPQLELLAYLRANGFQTWICTGGGIDFVRLISTSMYGITPQQVIGSSLEKEYRSVDGGNVIWRLPQIDLINDKAGKPVGIDRAIGQPPVFACGNVRSGGDIAMLTYSQSAFYPTFQLLINHDDDECEFAYSEADNASLNTAQDKGWQVVSMKTDWLQFFAWQ is encoded by the coding sequence ATGAAACTAACCCGATCGCGCTTCTTACAATTACTCCCGGCTGTGATTGCCATTCCCACGGCTCAATCATTGTCTTTACCCCAGCAACCGACACTTGCCCTGAATCCCGATCCTCTACCATCCTGGCAAGACAGACCGGTTAAATCCGCGATTTTAGACTTTGTCCAGCAAGCCACAAGCGAGGGCAGTGATGGGTATATTCCCCCGCGCGATCGCATCGCAACTTTTGATAATGATGGCACTCTCTGGTGCGAACAACCATTAGTCCAAGGGATGTTTGTGATTTCTCAGGTGAAGGCGCGTATCGAAATGCAGCCTGAATTATCAGACCGACCAGTGGTCAGGGCGTTGCTGACTCGCGATCCTAGCTATTTTGCTCAACCGGAAGCAAGGGCAGAACTGCTCAAACTCTTAGCGACAATCAGTGCCAATATGCCCCAGGAAGAATATGAGCGCAAGGCGCAATCTTTTTTAGAAACGGCAACCCATCCCGAATACGGAGTCAAATACACCGAACTGGGTTATCAGCCTCAGCTTGAACTGCTGGCTTATCTGCGTGCCAACGGGTTTCAAACTTGGATTTGCACGGGCGGTGGGATCGACTTTGTGCGGTTAATCTCCACGTCGATGTACGGTATCACCCCGCAACAGGTCATCGGCAGTTCCTTAGAGAAAGAATACCGCTCAGTTGATGGAGGCAATGTCATCTGGCGATTGCCTCAGATAGACCTGATTAACGATAAGGCAGGTAAGCCAGTTGGGATTGATCGCGCGATCGGTCAACCGCCTGTTTTTGCTTGTGGCAATGTCCGTTCCGGTGGCGATATTGCCATGCTCACCTACAGCCAAAGTGCCTTTTATCCAACTTTTCAACTTTTAATCAACCACGATGATGATGAATGTGAGTTTGCCTACAGCGAAGCCGACAACGCTTCTCTCAATACCGCTCAAGACAAGGGTTGGCAGGTTGTCAGCATGAAAACGGATTGGCTTCAGTTTTTTGCCTGGCAATAA
- a CDS encoding arylsulfatase: MMKHLFRDCCSKLIVMIALSIALVLTNNLVFSNRAIAAEVSSKSAQTIIQLPKPDPEFKGKVGKTYKDSVPSYPEPVEAPEGDPNVLIILLDDVGFGMTSTFGGPVPTPNLDKLASNGISYNRFHTTALCSPTRAALLTGRNHHSVGTGVIIETGTGYPGYTGIIPKSTALISETLNDNGYATAMFGKWHNTPEPDISPAGPFNRWPTGLGFDYFYGFNQGEAHQYYPNLYRNTVPVSPSKTPEEGYHFTADMTDEAIAWTRNVRAADKDKPWFVYFSTGAIHAPHHVPPEWREKFKGQFNHGWDKQRELTYQKQLEMGIIPEETQLTPRPKEIPAWEEVPEEAKTVYTRLMENYAGYMAHTDYHIGRLIDALEESGELDNTLIFYIVGDNGASAEGGLEGTFSELASLLGIQLGLESTINRLDEIGGPTSEPHVPVGWAWAMDSPFQWTKQVASHFGGTRNPMVVHWPQGIESKGEMRDQFHHVIDIAPTILEATKIPAPTEVNGIEQKPIEGVSMLYSFDNQKAEDKRTTQYFEMFVNRGIYDEGWMASTRFGVPWNTATREGDFLDAPWELYNLEEDFSQANDLAEENPAKLQELQAKFVEEAEKYNVFPLDPRLSERFDPKLRGSGEPPTDWTYYGNDVRLPEPVGPQLFPRGHTIAADVTIPQEGAEGVITCAGSFSAGWSLYVKDNKPNFRYTVFDIGDVTIPGTVDLPKGKVTVKSEFTPDGSQKGGGTLKLFVNDKLAGEGKLTRSLFRHGLEPFEVGRDSITAIAPDYQDQGKFEFTGQINKVNFALK, from the coding sequence ATGATGAAACATTTATTTCGCGATTGCTGCAGTAAGTTAATTGTCATGATCGCCCTCTCAATTGCCTTAGTGCTAACGAACAATTTAGTTTTTAGTAATCGCGCGATCGCAGCCGAAGTTTCTAGCAAATCGGCTCAGACAATAATCCAACTGCCCAAACCCGACCCAGAATTTAAGGGCAAAGTGGGCAAAACCTATAAAGATTCTGTTCCCAGTTATCCCGAGCCAGTAGAGGCTCCCGAAGGAGACCCCAATGTGTTGATCATCCTGCTCGATGATGTGGGCTTTGGCATGACCTCCACCTTTGGCGGACCGGTTCCCACTCCCAATCTGGACAAACTCGCGAGTAACGGCATTTCCTACAATCGCTTCCACACCACAGCCCTGTGCAGTCCCACCCGCGCTGCCCTGCTCACTGGGCGCAATCATCACAGTGTCGGCACTGGGGTCATTATTGAAACAGGAACTGGCTATCCAGGCTATACGGGCATCATTCCCAAAAGCACGGCTCTGATCTCAGAAACCTTAAATGATAATGGTTACGCCACCGCTATGTTTGGCAAATGGCACAATACCCCAGAACCAGACATTAGCCCAGCTGGACCTTTCAATCGCTGGCCCACTGGCTTAGGCTTTGATTACTTCTACGGCTTTAACCAAGGAGAAGCGCACCAATACTATCCCAACCTCTATCGGAATACAGTCCCCGTCAGTCCGTCGAAAACTCCCGAAGAGGGCTATCACTTTACTGCGGATATGACCGATGAAGCGATCGCGTGGACGCGCAACGTGAGAGCAGCCGATAAAGATAAACCGTGGTTTGTTTACTTTAGTACCGGCGCGATTCATGCCCCCCATCACGTTCCCCCAGAATGGCGGGAAAAGTTCAAAGGACAGTTTAATCACGGCTGGGATAAACAACGGGAATTAACCTACCAAAAGCAGTTAGAGATGGGCATCATTCCCGAAGAGACCCAACTAACGCCCCGCCCCAAAGAAATCCCCGCTTGGGAGGAAGTGCCTGAAGAGGCGAAAACGGTCTATACCCGCCTCATGGAAAACTATGCGGGATACATGGCACATACCGACTATCACATCGGTCGCCTCATTGACGCTTTGGAGGAATCTGGAGAATTAGACAATACCCTGATTTTCTACATCGTCGGCGACAACGGCGCTAGTGCTGAAGGCGGTTTGGAAGGGACTTTTAGTGAACTGGCGAGTTTGCTGGGCATTCAGTTGGGATTAGAGAGTACGATCAATCGACTCGACGAAATCGGCGGACCCACCAGTGAACCTCATGTCCCCGTGGGTTGGGCTTGGGCAATGGATTCTCCCTTTCAGTGGACGAAGCAGGTTGCCAGTCACTTCGGCGGGACTCGTAACCCGATGGTGGTGCATTGGCCCCAAGGCATTGAATCTAAAGGGGAAATGCGCGACCAGTTTCATCACGTGATTGACATCGCACCGACCATTCTGGAGGCAACTAAAATTCCCGCACCCACCGAAGTCAACGGAATCGAGCAAAAACCCATCGAAGGAGTCAGTATGCTCTACTCGTTTGATAATCAAAAGGCTGAGGACAAACGAACCACCCAATATTTCGAGATGTTTGTCAATCGGGGGATCTATGACGAGGGCTGGATGGCTTCGACGCGCTTTGGCGTTCCCTGGAATACCGCGACTCGCGAGGGAGATTTTCTAGATGCCCCTTGGGAACTTTACAACCTAGAAGAAGACTTTAGTCAGGCAAATGATCTTGCGGAAGAAAACCCAGCCAAACTGCAGGAATTGCAAGCTAAGTTTGTTGAGGAAGCCGAGAAGTATAATGTCTTCCCCCTCGATCCTCGACTGTCCGAGCGCTTCGATCCGAAACTGCGAGGGAGCGGTGAACCGCCAACTGATTGGACTTATTACGGCAATGACGTGCGCCTACCCGAGCCAGTCGGTCCGCAACTGTTCCCGAGAGGGCATACGATCGCTGCTGATGTCACGATTCCCCAAGAAGGTGCAGAAGGCGTGATTACTTGTGCTGGATCGTTTTCGGCGGGTTGGTCGCTATACGTTAAAGACAACAAACCCAATTTCCGCTATACGGTCTTTGATATTGGGGATGTAACGATTCCGGGCACCGTTGACTTACCTAAGGGCAAAGTAACTGTCAAAAGTGAGTTTACTCCCGATGGGTCTCAAAAAGGCGGTGGGACTCTCAAGCTGTTTGTCAACGACAAGCTGGCAGGAGAGGGCAAACTCACCCGCTCTTTGTTCCGTCACGGTTTAGAGCCGTTTGAGGTGGGTCGTGACTCCATTACCGCGATCGCGCCTGACTATCAAGATCAAGGCAAATTTGAGTTCACGGGGCAGATTAATAAAGTCAATTTCGCTTTGAAATAA
- a CDS encoding formylglycine-generating enzyme family protein — translation MKLIVSSAIALIILLVFPLPVPADNTAACPEDMVFISGGSFQMGDNQSRFWEEQAAEDVSVSSFCIDRHEVTNAEFAKFVEATGYVTVAERPLSQENFPDLSEEERAPGSLVFEPPPENSQQVAYLSWWHWTPGANWRHPFGPDSDIQGKDNYPVVHIAYEDAQAYTEWAGKTLPTEAQWEFAARGGLKNKKFTWGDEYSAQKANTWQGIFPFFNTKEDHYLGTAPVESFPANGYGLYDMTGNVWEWTSDWYGVSHADKAHRLNPTGASEEESFDPKKPTDGAMHVIKGGSHLCAKNYCSRYRPAARESQAPDTGTTHIGFRSLVPLE, via the coding sequence ATGAAATTAATTGTTAGTAGCGCGATCGCGCTGATCATTCTCTTGGTTTTTCCGCTACCCGTTCCCGCTGATAATACTGCTGCTTGTCCCGAGGATATGGTATTCATTTCTGGGGGATCGTTTCAGATGGGAGATAATCAGTCTAGATTTTGGGAAGAACAAGCAGCAGAGGATGTTTCCGTGAGTTCCTTCTGTATAGATCGACATGAGGTGACAAACGCGGAATTTGCCAAATTTGTGGAAGCAACCGGTTATGTTACTGTCGCAGAACGCCCCCTGTCTCAAGAAAACTTTCCAGACTTGTCTGAGGAAGAACGTGCACCTGGTTCATTAGTTTTTGAACCGCCTCCTGAGAACTCGCAACAAGTGGCGTATCTGAGTTGGTGGCATTGGACTCCAGGCGCAAACTGGCGACACCCGTTTGGACCCGATAGCGACATTCAAGGGAAAGACAATTATCCCGTTGTGCATATTGCTTATGAAGATGCCCAAGCCTATACCGAATGGGCGGGTAAAACCCTACCCACAGAAGCGCAGTGGGAATTTGCTGCTAGGGGAGGATTGAAGAATAAGAAATTTACTTGGGGTGACGAATACTCCGCCCAGAAAGCTAATACTTGGCAGGGCATATTTCCGTTTTTCAATACCAAAGAAGATCATTATCTAGGCACGGCTCCCGTTGAATCCTTTCCTGCCAATGGTTACGGGTTATACGACATGACAGGCAATGTTTGGGAATGGACATCGGATTGGTACGGTGTCAGCCATGCGGATAAAGCGCATCGCCTCAATCCGACTGGTGCTTCTGAAGAAGAAAGTTTTGACCCGAAAAAGCCCACTGATGGTGCAATGCACGTGATTAAAGGCGGTTCTCATTTATGTGCCAAAAACTATTGTAGCCGTTATCGTCCGGCAGCCCGAGAATCCCAAGCGCCTGACACTGGGACAACTCATATTGGTTTTCGCTCACTTGTGCCATTAGAGTAG